The following coding sequences lie in one SAR202 cluster bacterium genomic window:
- a CDS encoding tyrosine--tRNA ligase gives MDQNTIDTITKRGVEEIIIESEFINLLKENKPLRLKMGFDPSSSDIHLGHAVGLKKLRQLQDIGHKCILIIGDWTARIGDPTGVSATRKMLTQEEVESNAKTYLEQFFKIVDIDQTEVVYQSEWYGDFKLENVIELTSKFTVAQFLAREDFNKRYKQGKPIAITEFLYPLLQAYDSVAINSDVEFGGTDQKFNLLVGRELQSMNGMKPQQCLMVPLLVGTDGINKMSKSLNNYIGITDKPEDIYGKVMSIPDSLIINYLEVLSNFNNNEIEEMKKAMSLGNENPMIFKKELAKDIVTQFYTIQDAIDSELNFKMVVQGNEIPENLENHDLNEMINSKLSNILVKTSMAKSNSEAKRLINQGAIELNGVKLTEDAEMNFLKDGDIFKIGKQKFFQVSQNA, from the coding sequence ATAGACCAAAATACAATTGACACAATAACCAAAAGAGGTGTCGAAGAAATCATAATTGAATCAGAATTTATCAATCTATTAAAAGAAAATAAACCACTTCGCTTAAAAATGGGATTTGATCCGAGTAGCTCTGATATACATCTTGGTCATGCTGTAGGTTTAAAAAAGTTACGACAGTTACAAGATATTGGTCATAAGTGTATTTTAATTATAGGTGATTGGACTGCAAGAATCGGAGATCCCACTGGAGTTTCTGCAACGAGAAAAATGCTCACGCAAGAAGAAGTTGAAAGTAATGCAAAAACTTATCTAGAACAGTTTTTTAAAATTGTTGATATTGACCAAACTGAAGTTGTTTATCAAAGTGAATGGTATGGGGATTTTAAGTTAGAAAACGTCATAGAACTTACAAGCAAATTTACTGTTGCACAATTTTTAGCCAGAGAAGATTTTAATAAAAGATATAAACAAGGTAAACCAATCGCAATAACTGAATTTTTATACCCCTTATTGCAGGCATATGATTCTGTTGCAATAAATTCTGACGTTGAATTCGGAGGAACAGACCAAAAATTCAATTTATTAGTGGGTCGTGAATTACAATCTATGAATGGAATGAAACCGCAACAATGTCTTATGGTTCCTCTTTTAGTGGGTACAGATGGTATAAATAAAATGAGTAAAAGCCTCAATAACTATATTGGTATTACTGATAAACCAGAAGATATTTATGGCAAAGTAATGTCAATACCAGATAGTTTAATTATAAATTACTTAGAGGTTTTAAGTAATTTTAACAACAATGAAATTGAAGAAATGAAAAAGGCTATGTCGCTTGGTAATGAGAACCCCATGATTTTTAAAAAAGAATTAGCAAAAGATATTGTTACACAATTCTACACAATCCAAGATGCAATTGATTCAGAATTAAATTTCAAAATGGTAGTACAGGGGAATGAAATACCTGAAAATTTAGAAAATCATGATTTAAATGAAATGATTAATAGTAAATTAAGCAACATACTAGTAAAAACCTCTATGGCCAAAAGTAACAGTGAAGCAAAGAGACTAATTAATCAAGGTGCTATCGAATTAAATGGTGTTAAACTCACTGAAGATGCAGAAATGAACTTCCTAAAAGATGGTGATATATTTAAAATTGGCAAACAAAAATTCTTTCAAGTTAGCCAGAATGCGTAA